From the Paenibacillus sp. MMS20-IR301 genome, the window TGGAATGGGCTGGAATCCTTCGACAGCCGGGGACTGCCGCCGGAATGGAGCTTCCTCCGGAATCCGGCGGAAGGCAGCTGGAGCCTGGAAGCGCGGCCGGGCTGGCTGAGCCTGACCGGCTTGGCAGCCACGCTGGATGATGTGTCATCTCCGGCCTTTGCGGGCCGGAGGCAGCAGCACTTCAACTGCCGGGTATCGGCATTCTTATCCTTCGACCCGCAGCAGGAGGGGGAGGAAGCCGGACTTACGGTATATATGAATGAGCGGTACCATTATGAGATTGCTGTAAGACTGCTGGACGGCAGGCGCCAGGTGATTCTGCGCCGGAGAGCCGGGGCATTATGGAAGGTGGAGCAGGAGGCAGTGTATGAAGGCACGGAGATTATTCTGACGGTTCAGGCGGAACCGGCGCTGTATACATTCGGATTTTGCCCCCCTGAAGAAGAGACGGTTGCCATGGGCACAGGGGAATGCTCGCTGCTCTCCACCGAGGTGGCAGGCGGCTTCACCGGTGTGCACTTCGGCCTCTATGCAACCGGCAACGGCAAACGCTCCGCTGCCTCTGCTGATTTCGGCTGGTTCAAGTATGAAGTATTAGCCTGATCCGGCTTACTCCGGGCTGCCCGTGTTGGATTTACGGTAGCTCTGCGGGGCTTGCCCGTACTTTTTTTTGAAAGCTTTGCTGAAGTAGCTTAAGTCGGCGAACCCTGCCTGCTCAGCTGCTTCGGAAATATTCGAGCCGGGGAGCAGCAGCAGCTCCCTGGCTTTTTCCAGCCGGATGCTGTTCATCCGCCCGATAATTGTATTCCCCGTCAGTCTCTTATACTCCCTGGACAAGTGGCCGTAGCTCATATGCAGTGAGGCTGCCAGCTCCTCCACGTTCAGCCGGTCCCCCAGATATTCCTCCATATAAATCTCTACTTTACGTACCAGCGGATCGGCTACGGCGGCAGGTGATTCAGTATGCCCCTCCAGTGTCTGCTGCAGCTGGCATAAGCGCTCCAGCAGCCGGATCAGCAGCAGCTGCAGACTGAGCTCAGAGGGGGCTGCAGTATCAGCCTCGCTAAGAAAATGCTCCAGCATTCCGCTAAAACCTTCTTCATCGCTATAGGCACCGGGCCTCCACTCCTGCAGGGATTTCAGCCTCGCATACAGCAAATGGCCGCCGTCCGCAGCCTGTCCGGGATCAGCAGGCCGTAGCCGCCAGCGGAAGCAGAGCCCTTCATGCGGATTGCCGCGCGTGTAAGTATGTGAATGTACTCTGCCGGGCGGAATCAGGAAGAACTCCCCCGCATTTACGGTCAGCTCGTCCCCGTCGAACCGTGTGCCCATCTGCCCGGACAGCACATAGTTGAACTCGAACCAGGTGTGGGCATGGGGAGGGCATTTACTGGCCGTACCGA encodes:
- a CDS encoding AraC family transcriptional regulator codes for the protein MDINRYKSGLPPVFNKLCREIRVQDAVIEWVDIIFEQIGTASKCPPHAHTWFEFNYVLSGQMGTRFDGDELTVNAGEFFLIPPGRVHSHTYTRGNPHEGLCFRWRLRPADPGQAADGGHLLYARLKSLQEWRPGAYSDEEGFSGMLEHFLSEADTAAPSELSLQLLLIRLLERLCQLQQTLEGHTESPAAVADPLVRKVEIYMEEYLGDRLNVEELAASLHMSYGHLSREYKRLTGNTIIGRMNSIRLEKARELLLLPGSNISEAAEQAGFADLSYFSKAFKKKYGQAPQSYRKSNTGSPE